In Candidatus Manganitrophaceae bacterium, the DNA window CCAAAGGAAAGTTATCTCTGGTGGTAGGGCATCCAGGGCAGGGTAAATCAACGCTGACCGCCTCAATCGCGGCCATTGTCTCCTCGGGAGGCGTGTGGCCTGTGAGTGAGGCGCCAGTACCCGCCGGTGATGTGGTTATTCTCTCGGCAGAAGACGATATTGCAGATACCCTGCGACCGCGTCTTGAAGCCGCAGGCGCCGATATCAAAAGAGTTCGGGTGCTTAAAGGCGTAAAAAGAGCGAGCCGTACGCATTCTTTTAGTTTGGTTAAAGATATCGAGCGACTCAGAGGATTATCAGCAGACCTTCTCATTATTGATCCGATCAGTTCTTACCTTGAGGGGATCGATACCCACAAAAATGCGGAGGTCCGATCTACCTTAGAGCCACTTTGTCTGATGGCTGAGCAACAAAACATGGCGATCCTGGGGGTATCGCACCTCAATAAGGCAGAAAAACTGGACACGATCAGCAGGGTGAGCGGCAGTATGGCTTTTGTGG includes these proteins:
- a CDS encoding AAA family ATPase encodes the protein MRETTQEPQEEELDLVYICDVKSKPIDWLWPGYLAKGKLSLVVGHPGQGKSTLTASIAAIVSSGGVWPVSEAPVPAGDVVILSAEDDIADTLRPRLEAAGADIKRVRVLKGVKRASRTHSFSLVKDIERLRGLSADLLIIDPISSYLEGIDTHKNAEVRSTLEPLCLMAEQQNMAILGVSHLNKAEKLDTISRVSGSMAFV